The following are from one region of the Desulfuromonas sp. genome:
- a CDS encoding M6 family metalloprotease domain-containing protein — protein MLARLLVGTILGVFIGCSFAWAAPVAPIEVTLTQADGSTFKARPRGDEYASWTETLDGYTIVRKDKRDWHYAAKDAEGKLVAGTHKVYIPSAPGRPAVDPRGSLTKHLRPPVDESRFQKRVPRKLKSPKSLKGGGRSSGASPAESQGAPAFSPGAELSPSPAPLASSPEAPQGAPATPAVVDQPVLTILVSFTDISFDYSDASFQDLMYGASGSVKDYFLENSYDNFTVVPASESQGTLNDGIVAVTLGYAHPNPGQTFSSCQAIAADAILAADSSIDYSAYDTDESGAVSVAELSIVIILAGYENAYGGASAQTPRVWGHQYVTASPVVLDGVSLQPYAMFGERHFRTGEDEAHQATIGIMAHELGHLMLSLPDLYDRDGGSEGIGGWGLMAAGSWNTDSANAPPYSGDSPAHLCAYSKVVTEMVVPDDIATTALDQTVLPASTAASVKRLWIDRYRIGEHFLVANRNQAGFDAGLPGEGLMVWHIDPSVSTQNDDETHKLVDLESADGQIHLDAEDNSGDAGDPFPGTSANLTFDDDSTTNARDYSGSVTGISVESIDDAAAPNISADFHPAALSLGDWLGYDDGGLSSATGYAGSIWTAILFSNDTGMDTLDGFEVYAWEAGATSVDFYLYDSIAGGSLGLLKHTQTGFVAQQGWNRFLLSTPFDLGTLPGSYFVMVLEISGPSGNGWASLEPSGTSSGRSYKSWSNAVAFQSLSEDLLQHVLLSSTSLPNESPTAVDDSDSVYQNASVTIDILANDSDPDGSLDQSSVAETQPSHGSVVDNGDGTVRYTAAGCYSGPDSFTYTVDDDQGATSNAATVSITVNAYPPVLVIGGHSSYYSDIASAYAGASSFSIIKLKDQVFTEDLVFDQDKSLTFQGGYSCDFGDNPSETVIDGKLTVRDGRVKLEKIRIK, from the coding sequence ATGCTCGCTCGCTTGCTTGTCGGAACAATTCTTGGTGTCTTCATCGGGTGCTCTTTCGCTTGGGCGGCCCCTGTCGCGCCGATCGAGGTGACCCTGACCCAGGCCGACGGTTCGACCTTCAAGGCCCGCCCGAGGGGGGACGAGTACGCCAGCTGGACGGAGACTCTCGACGGGTACACGATCGTCCGCAAGGACAAGCGGGACTGGCACTATGCCGCCAAGGACGCCGAGGGCAAACTGGTGGCCGGTACCCACAAGGTCTACATCCCCTCGGCCCCGGGGAGGCCCGCCGTCGACCCGCGGGGTTCCCTGACCAAGCACCTGCGCCCCCCCGTCGACGAGTCCCGGTTCCAGAAGCGGGTTCCGCGAAAGCTCAAGTCCCCGAAGTCCCTGAAGGGGGGGGGGAGATCGTCCGGCGCCTCTCCCGCGGAATCGCAGGGCGCCCCGGCCTTTTCGCCCGGGGCGGAGCTTTCGCCGTCCCCGGCGCCGTTGGCCTCCTCGCCCGAGGCGCCCCAAGGCGCTCCCGCGACTCCCGCGGTGGTCGATCAGCCGGTGCTGACCATCCTGGTCTCTTTCACCGATATCTCTTTTGACTACAGCGACGCCAGTTTTCAGGACCTGATGTACGGTGCGAGCGGCAGCGTCAAGGACTACTTCCTGGAAAATTCCTACGACAACTTCACCGTGGTTCCCGCCAGCGAAAGCCAAGGGACGCTGAACGACGGCATCGTCGCCGTTACCCTGGGCTATGCCCACCCCAACCCGGGGCAAACCTTCTCTTCCTGCCAGGCCATCGCCGCCGACGCCATCCTCGCGGCCGACTCTTCCATCGACTATTCGGCCTATGACACCGATGAGAGCGGTGCGGTCAGCGTCGCCGAACTCTCTATCGTCATCATCCTCGCCGGGTACGAAAACGCCTACGGCGGCGCTTCAGCACAGACGCCCCGGGTCTGGGGACACCAGTATGTGACGGCATCACCGGTCGTTCTCGACGGCGTCTCTCTCCAGCCCTACGCCATGTTCGGCGAGCGTCACTTCAGGACGGGCGAGGACGAGGCGCACCAGGCCACCATCGGTATCATGGCCCACGAGTTGGGACACCTCATGCTCAGCCTGCCCGACCTGTACGACCGGGACGGCGGTTCCGAAGGGATTGGAGGCTGGGGGCTTATGGCGGCGGGCAGTTGGAACACCGATTCGGCCAATGCTCCTCCCTACTCCGGGGACTCCCCCGCGCATCTCTGTGCTTACTCCAAAGTTGTAACTGAAATGGTGGTCCCCGACGATATTGCCACGACCGCCCTCGACCAGACCGTCCTGCCCGCCAGCACCGCTGCCTCGGTCAAGCGACTCTGGATCGACCGTTACCGCATCGGCGAGCACTTCCTGGTGGCCAACCGCAACCAGGCCGGATTCGACGCTGGACTGCCCGGCGAGGGGCTCATGGTCTGGCACATCGACCCGAGTGTTTCGACCCAGAACGACGACGAGACCCACAAGCTCGTAGACCTCGAATCCGCAGATGGTCAAATACACCTGGACGCAGAAGACAACAGTGGAGACGCAGGAGATCCCTTCCCCGGAACGAGCGCCAACCTGACCTTCGACGACGACAGCACCACCAACGCCAGGGATTACTCCGGCAGCGTCACCGGGATATCCGTGGAGAGCATTGACGATGCGGCGGCGCCCAACATCTCCGCCGATTTTCATCCGGCGGCACTCTCCCTTGGAGACTGGCTGGGATACGATGACGGGGGGTTGAGTAGCGCAACAGGATATGCCGGCTCAATTTGGACGGCCATCCTTTTTTCCAACGACACCGGCATGGACACTCTGGACGGGTTTGAGGTGTACGCCTGGGAGGCCGGGGCGACAAGCGTCGATTTTTACCTCTATGACAGCATTGCGGGGGGCAGTTTAGGTCTTCTCAAACATACCCAGACCGGTTTTGTCGCTCAGCAGGGATGGAACCGTTTTCTTCTGAGTACGCCTTTCGACCTTGGCACTCTGCCGGGGTCCTATTTCGTCATGGTCCTCGAGATATCGGGCCCTTCCGGCAATGGTTGGGCTTCTTTGGAGCCTTCGGGAACCTCTTCTGGTCGCTCCTACAAGAGTTGGAGCAACGCTGTGGCCTTCCAGTCGCTTTCCGAGGATCTCCTCCAGCATGTCCTTTTGAGCAGCACCAGTCTGCCGAACGAGTCGCCGACGGCGGTGGACGATTCCGACAGCGTCTACCAGAACGCCTCGGTGACGATCGACATCCTGGCCAACGACAGCGACCCGGACGGCTCCCTGGACCAGAGTTCGGTCGCCGAGACCCAGCCCAGCCACGGCTCGGTTGTGGACAACGGCGACGGGACGGTCAGGTACACGGCAGCCGGCTGCTATTCCGGCCCCGACAGCTTCACCTACACCGTCGACGACGACCAGGGGGCGACCTCCAACGCCGCCACGGTGTCGATAACCGTCAATGCATATCCGCCGGTTTTGGTGATCGGAGGCCATTCCAGTTACTATTCGGACATTGCCTCGGCCTATGCGGGGGCATCTTCTTTCAGCATAATCAAGCTGAAAGACCAGGTGTTTACCGAGGATCTCGTCTTTGACCAGGACAAATCCTTAACGTTTCAGGGCGGGTACAGCTGTGATTTCGGTGACAACCCCTCGGAGACGGTGATCGACGGAAAACTGACCGTGCGAGACGGAAGGGTTAAGTTGGAGAAAATCAGAATTAAGTAG
- a CDS encoding glycosyltransferase family 2 protein translates to MASDPQKSAPARTEPARASVLIVNWNGRHHLEACLNSLAAQTCRDFEVVLVDNGSADGSVDYLRKRFPWVKLVPLDENTGFAGGNNVALEHAAGEYLIALNNDTRVEPGWLEELVRVADENPRAGMVGSRICSYDDPDLVDSLGVKVCLDGMSRGAHRLRKFSELRLERVEPILLPSACAALYRRSMIEEVGFFDERFFAYCEDTDLGLRGRRAGWEALLATGAVVYHKYSQTGGGFSPLKLYLVERNHYWAAFRNFPLPLLFLLPFTTLLRYLEQVRVVARGEGSGGEFRAGDSKLQLVWAILKGTAGGIARLPSLLLWRARLENGRGLSSRGMSSLLRQYRLSFKELLDVPGAGS, encoded by the coding sequence ATGGCATCAGATCCCCAAAAATCCGCGCCCGCCCGAACGGAGCCAGCCAGGGCCTCCGTCCTGATCGTCAACTGGAACGGCAGACACCATCTCGAGGCCTGCCTCAACAGCCTCGCAGCCCAGACCTGTCGCGACTTCGAGGTCGTCCTGGTGGACAACGGCTCCGCCGACGGCTCCGTGGACTATCTGCGGAAGCGCTTTCCCTGGGTCAAGCTCGTCCCCCTGGATGAGAACACCGGCTTCGCCGGGGGCAACAACGTCGCCCTGGAGCACGCCGCCGGCGAGTACCTGATCGCCCTCAACAACGATACCAGGGTCGAACCGGGCTGGCTGGAAGAGCTGGTCCGCGTCGCCGACGAGAATCCCCGGGCGGGGATGGTCGGCAGCCGCATCTGCTCCTACGATGATCCCGACCTGGTCGACTCCCTCGGGGTCAAGGTCTGCCTCGACGGCATGTCCCGGGGGGCTCATCGCCTGCGGAAATTTTCGGAACTCCGCCTGGAGCGGGTCGAGCCGATCCTGCTGCCGAGCGCCTGCGCCGCCCTCTACCGGCGATCCATGATCGAGGAGGTCGGGTTCTTCGACGAGCGTTTTTTCGCCTACTGCGAGGACACCGACCTCGGCCTGCGCGGGCGGCGGGCGGGATGGGAGGCGCTGCTGGCCACCGGGGCCGTCGTCTATCACAAGTACTCCCAGACCGGCGGCGGATTCTCCCCCCTCAAGCTCTACCTCGTGGAACGCAACCATTACTGGGCGGCGTTCAGGAATTTCCCTCTGCCCCTGCTCTTTCTGCTCCCCTTCACCACCCTGCTCCGCTACCTGGAGCAGGTCAGAGTGGTGGCCCGGGGTGAGGGGTCCGGCGGGGAGTTTCGCGCGGGGGACTCAAAGCTTCAGTTGGTCTGGGCCATCCTCAAGGGGACCGCGGGTGGGATTGCCAGGCTCCCCTCTCTCCTTCTCTGGCGGGCTCGCCTGGAAAATGGAAGAGGACTGTCGTCCCGGGGGATGTCCAGTCTTCTGCGGCAATACCGGCTGAGCTTCAAGGAATTGCTTGACGTTCCCGGGGCGGGGAGTTAG
- a CDS encoding choice-of-anchor D domain-containing protein, with the protein MTTGSPPSASFRCALLWYGLLFVLIWAPGAWAGWSIEQVDTAGDVGHYTSIAIDAQDRAHISYFAADPEDSKKGYLKYAGADAQGVWGIPEVVDGAANSGLHTSLGVDQKIHISYYKENGSQLRYAEKDTEGGTLSNPWDVMVLDAPGLVGLYTSIFVDGQGRSHVSYYNSTEGALKYATNSLDDPQTPEVEWASYTVDGGGSENLGRCSDLAIDSAGVVHISYYDIANQKLRHAYGNLDSWTTQDIDTDGDAGWYSSLVIDSADIVHVSYEAASLGILRHAWKPAGSGSWQSEVVDGSGAVAGHTTIDVDGAGALHISYYSYSDQSHDGDLMYATNASGTWMAEIVDSAEVLDGSNVGQYTSLGLDSSGNPHISYYDATEGDLKYAHRHNPDISASPAEVSFGTVAMGETASATVTVQNSGSGALQVGALALEGHSDFSFGVDDCSGQSVSPGGSCGIEVNFTPQVAGDRSSVLTVASNDPDMPFLSVALSGSSDVFYTLTAASGPGGTVSPDVVTVSAGGGETFTIVPTAPYYIDDVHVDGVSVGALTTYAFSDVQEYHGLEAFFASYVRIAAGLPIYYATVQEAVDAVTSGGEIQTRTSGFAEDLVLGRDITLTLRGGYDADYTGQSTDTMISGSLTVDTGDLTVENIVLQ; encoded by the coding sequence ATGACGACAGGTTCACCCCCCAGCGCAAGCTTTCGGTGCGCCCTTCTGTGGTATGGATTGCTGTTTGTCCTGATCTGGGCCCCAGGAGCCTGGGCCGGTTGGTCCATCGAGCAGGTGGACACGGCCGGAGATGTCGGCCACTACACCTCGATAGCCATCGACGCCCAGGACCGGGCCCACATCAGTTATTTTGCCGCCGATCCCGAAGACAGCAAAAAGGGGTATCTCAAGTACGCCGGCGCCGACGCCCAGGGCGTCTGGGGCATCCCCGAGGTTGTCGACGGGGCCGCCAACTCCGGGCTGCACACCTCGCTCGGTGTCGATCAGAAGATCCACATCAGTTATTACAAGGAGAATGGCAGCCAGCTGCGCTACGCCGAAAAGGACACCGAGGGCGGCACCCTCAGCAATCCCTGGGACGTCATGGTCCTCGATGCGCCCGGCCTCGTCGGCCTTTACACCTCCATTTTCGTCGACGGGCAGGGCCGGTCCCACGTCAGTTACTACAATTCCACCGAAGGCGCTCTGAAGTATGCCACTAATAGCCTCGACGATCCCCAGACCCCCGAGGTCGAGTGGGCCTCCTATACTGTGGACGGGGGGGGGAGCGAGAACCTGGGGCGGTGCAGCGACCTGGCCATCGACAGCGCGGGGGTCGTCCACATCAGCTACTACGACATCGCAAATCAGAAGCTCAGGCATGCCTACGGCAACCTCGACAGCTGGACCACCCAGGACATCGACACCGATGGGGATGCCGGCTGGTACAGCTCCCTGGTCATAGATTCGGCCGATATCGTTCACGTCAGCTACGAGGCCGCCTCCCTCGGGATTCTTCGCCATGCCTGGAAGCCTGCGGGAAGCGGATCGTGGCAGAGTGAGGTTGTGGATGGCTCCGGCGCCGTCGCCGGGCACACCACAATCGACGTCGATGGGGCGGGAGCTCTGCACATCAGTTATTACAGCTACAGCGACCAGTCCCATGACGGCGACCTGATGTACGCGACCAACGCCAGCGGAACCTGGATGGCCGAGATCGTGGACTCTGCCGAGGTCCTCGACGGCAGCAACGTCGGGCAGTACACCTCTCTGGGCCTGGACAGTTCGGGCAATCCTCACATCAGTTACTACGATGCCACCGAGGGCGACCTCAAGTACGCCCACCGCCATAACCCCGATATTTCAGCCAGTCCCGCCGAGGTTTCCTTCGGGACGGTCGCAATGGGGGAGACGGCTTCGGCAACAGTGACGGTCCAAAACAGCGGGAGCGGCGCCTTGCAGGTCGGCGCCCTCGCCCTCGAAGGCCATTCCGATTTCAGCTTCGGCGTTGACGACTGCTCCGGCCAGAGCGTCTCCCCGGGAGGCTCCTGCGGCATTGAGGTCAACTTCACGCCCCAGGTCGCGGGGGATCGTTCCTCTGTTCTGACCGTTGCCAGTAACGACCCCGACATGCCGTTTCTGAGCGTTGCGCTGAGCGGTTCCTCCGACGTTTTCTACACGTTGACCGCCGCGTCCGGTCCCGGAGGCACGGTCTCCCCGGATGTCGTTACGGTTTCAGCCGGCGGCGGTGAGACCTTCACCATCGTTCCCACCGCGCCCTATTACATCGATGACGTTCATGTCGACGGGGTCTCGGTCGGGGCTCTTACCACTTATGCCTTCAGCGATGTCCAGGAATACCACGGTCTTGAAGCGTTTTTCGCTTCATACGTTCGGATTGCTGCCGGCTTGCCGATCTACTATGCGACTGTGCAGGAGGCTGTGGACGCCGTGACGAGCGGTGGTGAGATCCAGACCCGCACCTCCGGATTTGCCGAAGACCTTGTCCTGGGCCGCGACATAACCCTGACCTTGAGGGGCGGCTACGACGCCGATTATACAGGGCAGTCCACCGACACCATGATAAGCGGTTCCCTGACCGTCGATACTGGGGATCTGACCGTGGAAAATATCGTGTTGCAGTGA